The Vibrio echinoideorum DNA window CAAGCTTTAGGTGCAAAAGTGACAGGCAGTGTTTCTAAGAAAACCGACATATTATTTGCCGGTGAAGCTGCGGGTTCTAAATTAACCAAAGCACAAGATTTAGGTATCGAAATAAGAACTGAAGAAGATCTAATTTCTCTTATTTCATAAGTAAATTCAGGTAAAAAAAGCTCAAAGGCACTCCTTTTAAAGGAGTGCCTTTTTTGTGTTTGTCATAAATTTATGAGCTTTTTAATTGTTGAGAATTTTGTACCTATACGAACTATCAAATCAGGACAGTGATGGCGCTCAACATTAATGAAATGCCGTTCTAGTTGTGTCAGAAATGCGAGTCACTTCTATTTTTATGAAGGGCTTGTTGTTTTAACTTGTTGTTTTTAATGGTTTTTAATGGTTTTTATTGTTTTTCTGTGCGAGTTTTTCAATTTGTAGATCTGGATCACTAAGTACCTACTAAATTTGCACCAACTCATATTTTTTTAGATGAAAATTAAGTTCTCATTGATCTTTTTGAGGGCGAAGTTAGTCTTAATGCCATGGATGCACACGATGTGCATAACCAGAAAGGAAATAGAGAATTCAGAATTTAGGGTTCTCAAACAAGAAAAGGTATTTCTCTCTACGGCGGCCAACTTTAGGCGGGGAATATTCAAACAGCTATATCCATTTTTAGGAGTTTTATTCCATGGAAAACAAAATTTTCAAACGTACTCTACTAGGTGCAACGGTTGCACTTTTATCGACAGGCGTAATGGCGAAAGAAGTTGGTATTAACTCTGACTTCAACGTTGACGTATACGGTGTTGCAGCTATCTCAATGGTTAACTACAACACTACTGATAATGGCAACAATAGTGACGGCTTTGTTGTAGAGAACGAATCTCGTATCGGCTTCCGTGCACATAAAGATATGTTTGATGACGTATTAATCACAATGCAGATTGAATCTGGTTACGTAGATAGCACAGACTGGTCTCATGGTGGTGTTTCAGGCGGTGTGCTTGGTTTCCGTGATACGTTCGTTGGTGCTTCTGGTTCTTGGGGTAATCTACGTGTGGGTCGTGTTCTTACACCACTATACGAAATCGTCGATTGGCCATTCTCTAACCCGGGTCTAGGTTCTGTATTCGATTGGGGCGGCATCAACGGTCACTACGATCGTCAATCTAACCAAGTACGTTACGATTCAGCTAAATTTGGTGGTTTCTCTTTTGCAGCTTCTGTTGGTCGTGATGATAACGACAACGGTGGCGGTGCTGCGACTCGTGATGCTAACTTTGTTGGCGCAAGTGCTAAGTACAGCTTCGAAAAAATTACATTCATGGGTGCGGTAGAGTCTGGTACTCGTGTAGTTGCTCAAACTGGTGGTGAATACCTGATCGCTCAAAAAGAAGTTAAACTTGCTGACGGTACGGTTGTTAAAGCTGGTGACCAATATCAATCTGACGTAGTTGCTGGATACGATGATGATACATTTGCTTATATCGTTGGCTTCGAAGCGAGCCTGCCAGCAGGCTTCGGTTTTGCAGCTGCGTTTAAAGGCGAAGAGCTAGATAACGGCATCCGTAAGCAAACACAAGATTCTTACTCAATTATTGGTCAATACTGGAACGGTCCAATCGGCTTTAAACTGGGTTACGCAGCGAACTTAGAATCTGAACTTAACGGTAAGAAAGAAGCTAACTCAGATAGCAACACTATCTCTGGTCAGCTAATGGCTGTTCACAACGGTTTCGTACCTTACCTACGTGTAGCGGGTCGTACTGTTGGTGACGCTGATACAGATATCGTAACTCGCGTTGGTCTTGAGTACGGTTTCTAAGCTAAAATTATCAGCTTAAAAATAGTTAAATAGAATCAAAACGCTGGTAAATTATTTTGCCAGCGTTTTTCCATAGTGAACATAAGGAATTAGTCATAATGAATAAAGTTAGTGTAGTTGTATTATCATTATTTTTGGGAGCTTGTAGTTCACTCGATTCACAAAGTAATTTTGCAGATTCAGTTGCAGATGTGCAGCCCAAAGGTGGTTATATTCAGGTAACTGGACAATCTTACGTTGCCGAAAGTAAAGCGAATGTAGGGGCGGACATCCTGAAATCGTCACTTTACTTTACGTACAACAAAGAAGTAACACAGAACTCAGCTCCAGAATCTTCAATTATCATGGATGTTAGCTACTTCCAGAGCTATAAAGAATACGAAACAGTGAGCTTTTTCGGTAAGACACTTGAGCTAGAAGACAGACAAGTTCCAAGAGAAAGCTGCAGCGAACACTGCACAAAGACTCAATATATTAAATTTCCATTAAGCGAAGCTGATATTCAGCAGGCAAGAGAAAAGAACTTAGAGTTTACGCTTGATGGACAAAACTCAGTAATGAGTACAACTTTCATTGTGCCGAAAGCGTATATCGACACGATCTACAATGGTGCGAATAATCATACTGCGATCGCGGTTGCTCCAGTCGCGGTACCTGTAGCAGCGGTTGTTGCTGAAGAACCCAAAGCTTCACAAGCTCAAGAGATGGTTAACTACTGGTATGGACAAGCGACAAAAGAAGAGCAGTCCGCAGTGACAGATTGGGCATTCAAAAATCGTAAGAACGCTTCTCCAGCATCAATTGAAGGCTCAAAAGAAATCGAGATGGTTTCATATTGGTTCAATAAGCTAGACAGTGAAGAAAAATCTCAAACTATGATTTGGCTGTTAGAGCAAGAGTAACCCTCTAACGTAAGTCTCTAGCTATGTTTTTCAACCGCAGTATTGTATAACAGCAGTACTGCGGTTTTTCATTTTAGGTCGCGCTCTTTGTTTTAGGTAACAATTTGAATTGAAGGTAATAGAGTGAATATTGGTGAAGTAGCGAAACGTGTTGGTACAACAGCTAAATCCATTCGTTTTTACGAAAGTAAAGGCATGATGAGCCCACCACACCGATCAGAAAATGGTTACAGGCAATACGGCGAGATTCATATCGACCAATTAGAGTTCGTACTGAGAGCTAAAATGGTTGGATTCACTCTCGATGAGTGTAAGTCGCTTGTCGAGTTGGCAATGAATCCGAACAGACAAAGCTACGAAGTAAAGAAGAAGGCCACTCAGAAGTTAGATGAAATTGAATTGAAA harbors:
- the cueR gene encoding Cu(I)-responsive transcriptional regulator, with protein sequence MNIGEVAKRVGTTAKSIRFYESKGMMSPPHRSENGYRQYGEIHIDQLEFVLRAKMVGFTLDECKSLVELAMNPNRQSYEVKKKATQKLDEIELKLAELNKMKAQLQSWVHDCPGDTSTECPILNNLSGRS
- a CDS encoding DUF2057 family protein — its product is MNKVSVVVLSLFLGACSSLDSQSNFADSVADVQPKGGYIQVTGQSYVAESKANVGADILKSSLYFTYNKEVTQNSAPESSIIMDVSYFQSYKEYETVSFFGKTLELEDRQVPRESCSEHCTKTQYIKFPLSEADIQQAREKNLEFTLDGQNSVMSTTFIVPKAYIDTIYNGANNHTAIAVAPVAVPVAAVVAEEPKASQAQEMVNYWYGQATKEEQSAVTDWAFKNRKNASPASIEGSKEIEMVSYWFNKLDSEEKSQTMIWLLEQE
- a CDS encoding porin, whose amino-acid sequence is MENKIFKRTLLGATVALLSTGVMAKEVGINSDFNVDVYGVAAISMVNYNTTDNGNNSDGFVVENESRIGFRAHKDMFDDVLITMQIESGYVDSTDWSHGGVSGGVLGFRDTFVGASGSWGNLRVGRVLTPLYEIVDWPFSNPGLGSVFDWGGINGHYDRQSNQVRYDSAKFGGFSFAASVGRDDNDNGGGAATRDANFVGASAKYSFEKITFMGAVESGTRVVAQTGGEYLIAQKEVKLADGTVVKAGDQYQSDVVAGYDDDTFAYIVGFEASLPAGFGFAAAFKGEELDNGIRKQTQDSYSIIGQYWNGPIGFKLGYAANLESELNGKKEANSDSNTISGQLMAVHNGFVPYLRVAGRTVGDADTDIVTRVGLEYGF